In one window of Tenacibaculum mesophilum DNA:
- a CDS encoding SPOR domain-containing protein: MPFIEEEKFKLIQEDLDNAKLKREEAESELSSTQEELAALKKSSKTLPIFLGLLLGLALGAAYYFYVNGGDSAINNLDVESIKKKEAYRVLDSINRAQARAARNNEESSDNINDISSNINTETITNEVTENINGKTIYSVQIGVLSENKYPLLSSEVIPSTVTTNDGYFKYSLGLYTTLDEAKDLQKELIKIGFNDAFVASYINGERQKIHN, from the coding sequence ATGCCTTTTATAGAAGAAGAAAAGTTTAAGTTAATACAAGAAGACTTAGATAATGCTAAATTAAAAAGAGAAGAAGCAGAAAGTGAATTAAGCAGTACACAAGAAGAATTGGCTGCTTTAAAAAAGAGTTCTAAAACTCTGCCTATTTTTTTAGGTTTGCTTTTAGGTCTTGCTTTAGGGGCAGCATATTATTTTTATGTAAATGGTGGTGATAGCGCTATTAACAACTTAGACGTTGAGTCTATAAAAAAGAAAGAAGCTTACAGAGTTTTAGACAGCATAAATAGAGCGCAAGCTAGAGCTGCTAGAAATAATGAAGAGTCTTCAGATAACATTAATGACATATCATCAAATATAAACACTGAAACTATTACAAACGAAGTGACAGAAAACATAAATGGAAAAACTATTTATTCTGTACAAATAGGAGTACTTTCTGAAAACAAATACCCTTTATTGTCTTCAGAAGTTATTCCTTCAACAGTTACAACTAATGATGGCTATTTTAAATACTCTTTAGGTTTATATACTACCTTAGATGAAGCTAAAGATTTACAAAAAGAATTAATTAAAATAGGATTTAATGATGCTTTTGTAGCTTCATACATAAACGGTGAACGTCAAAAAATACATAATTAA